The sequence caatccccagtcagggcacatacctaggttgcggaccaggtccccaactggggggatgtgagaggcaattgatcgatgtttctcttgcacattgatgtttctctccctctctttctccttcccttcccctgtttctaaaagtaaataaataacatttttaaaggattttatttattcatttttagagagggaagggagggagaaggagagagagaaacaccaatgtgcgttgctgggggccgtggcctgcaacccaggcatgtgccctgactgggaatcgaacctgtgatgatttggttcgcagcccgcgctcaatccactgagctacaccagccaggacaataaataaaattttttaaattttctaatagagTTCAGTTTTTAAGAGCCTAGGCTCTGGATTCAATTACCGAAGTCTGAATTCCTATTCTGCCATTTCTTAGCTGTGAAACTTGGGACAAGTTTAAAATCAATTCCTCTTGTATAAATTTAGGAGATAATTTACAGAGTTCTTAGCACAATGACTGAACTAAATATATgcttgttgaattaatgaatgaatgtctGTTCTCTGTTGTATATAACCTTCAATCATCTTTGTAAAAATTTGATATTAATGTCAATTTGGGATTCTCTAAATTCCAGATGACTTAGATAGTAACTTCCTGACCACAGTCATAACTTAATGAATACCATTAGTGACTATGTAATATACTAATGATAAAAAGCACTCTTTAGATTGTGTACTGTTCTGTTTATTTAGTGCAGACTGGTTGCTATTCACAGTTACTGGATGTATtgggcagggaggaggacccAGCAGGATTTGAGTTCTATGTGAATACtctgcattcttttcttttattttcttttaatgtatcaATTAGTCCCCGAACCACAGCTGCTTGATACTGAAGATTGCGACCTCAATGTGGTGAgattatgttttcaagttttcCTTTATGATGAGCATGGTAATTTGACGACCACTCTACCTCCTGCTGTCTCTAACCCTATTTATGACAACCGTAAGTACTTTATATTCTTGCATTTTAGCCTTAGCTTGCTTTTTTatagttgaattttttaaaattatttcagtaattAGAAAAACTATGTTTATTATAGGAAAAATTCAGACATTCCTAAAATAACAAGAGTTAGGGTGAGTTACTGGATTATTGCCCAGATaacaagaaacatgaaaattGTATTGCTTTAGGGTTATGGCcataatttaagaagattaatttGGTAACAGTGTGTAGGTTGGATTGGGAAAACCAGAATTTAGAAGCATCAAGATTCATTGCCTAGAAATGCAGTCACTCTAAACCGGGTTAGACATTGCAgttagaaaggaaaagaacagatgTGGATGATCAATGTATTTAGTATTCTTAATTTACTTAcacattaaagtttttttaatgtattttattgattatgctattacagttgtcccatttccccccttctctcccctccaccctgtaccccgtctcccacccacgttcccccctttagttcatgatgtccatgtgccatacttatgagttctttagcttctacatttcccatactattcttgccctccccctatctattttcaacctacattctatgctacttattctctataccttttccccctctctcctcctcccaccctcctgctgctagccctccatgtgccctccatgtgccctccatttctgtggttctgttcctgttctagtcgtttacttagtttcttttggttttgctttaggtgtggttgttcataattgtgagtttgctgtccttttactatacatgtcttttctttatcttcttttcttagataagtccctttagcatttcataaaataagggtttggtgatgatgaactcctttaacttgaccttatctgggaagcactttatctgcctttccattctaaatgaaagctttgctggatagagcaatctgggatgtaggtccttgtctttcatgacttggaatatttctttccagccccttcttgcctgtaaggtctcttttgagaaatcagctgacagtctgatgggaactcctttgtaggtgactgtccccttatctcttgctgcttctaggattctctccttcgtttttaccttggctaatgtaattatgatgtgccttggtgtgtttcttcttgggtccaacttctttggggctctctgagcttcttggatttcttggaagactgttccctttgccagattggggaagttctcctttattatttgttcaaatacgtgctcaatctgttgcttttctccttccccttctggtacccctataattcggatattggaacgtttaaaggtgtcctggatgctcttaagcttttcctcgattttttgaattcttatttcatcatgctttcctgcttggttgattctatcttccttctggtccactgtattgttttgagactcagatgccttcctttcactattggctctcctccgagtatcttcctgcatctcttttatggtaacctgcatcctttcatttaaattgcacccaaaatcaaccaattccgtgagctttctgatcaccagtgttttgaactgtgcatctgatagattggctatttcttggtcgctcaaaaggatgagtcctgggggactgatctgttctgttggaaacatatttatgtctttccctgtctttcctcctttttttttttttccagtctggtcactcttgttacggtgtggggcagagccttaggtgttcaccggggctgggcactccaggtcgctaggttgtgacgttatatgtgggggcgggggcgggagtgggagggaacaatggccatagttccattctcctgggctcagacccttccttgggatcctgggccgcaagctctgccctggtccacaatcgctgccccactgggtccacCAGTCGCAGTTTGCATACtgagggatcaccgctgtgttcttgcaccccggatggctgtcacaccgatttcacgccaaattttccccgacctccgcgcaccgccgacccACGCCAGCCCTGCGCTCGCCCGGCTGGTcatctcctaccagcctggatgtaagggtccacttcaacttcttggctgtccaacttccattcagataaatcctctgtcagttctgagtgatattctgtctgcaaatcattgttgttctaatcttggttgtgtgaggaggcgcggtgcgtccacctattcctccatcttgccggaagttacattaaagttttttaatttattctataaATTGGTTTCCTAAAATGCTCTACctcaaaaaggaataaaatatattaatgtagCAACCcattaaaaaattcttcataCTTAGGTGCTCCTAATACTGCAGAGTTAAGGATTTGTCGTGTAAACAAGAACTGTGGAAGTGTCAGAGGAGGAGATGAAATATTTCTACTCTGTGACAAAGTTCAGAAAggtatttatctgttttttgtttgtttcattgaattcatgatatattttaaattactagatatattttactttgttttcccattgatAGTTCTTTGCTTTCATATTCACTAGATGACATAGAAGTTCGGTTTGTGCTGAATGACTGGGAAGCAAAAGGTATCTTTTCACAAGCTGATGTCCACCGTCAAGTAGCCATTGTTTTCAAGACCCCACCATATTGCAAAGCTATAACGGAACCAGTAACAGTAAAAATGCAGCTGCGGAGACCTTCTGATCAGGAAGTTAGCGAGTCTATGGATTTTAGATATCTGCCAGATGAAAAAGGTGTGACTTCTTGGTggtaatgttttataaattttgtaaaattagtTCTGCTAATAACATTTCTGTAGGATACATTGTTACATTTTCTTCAtagtttacatttcttttcctgacagttttcagctgatttttcaaccaATTGATCTTTATGCTCTTTGTAGCTCTTTCTTAGGAAAGGATCTGGAATAATTTCAAAGTATCTAGGCcatttatcaaaattttttttatatttgggggggggggttggtctTTATTGTGCCCTTTTAGATAGCAAACTTGCCAGTCAGAGAGTGGTCTCCATTTTGCTCCTTTTCTGCCCTTATTGCTTAGTTGATATTGTTGACTTATAGGTGTTAGAAGAAAACAAGATTAATATCAAAACTATTctttattaagagaaaaatattttaccattgACTTAGGATACTCTGCAATACTTATTAAATCCatattatgtacatttatttaaagcattttctATATAGGAATAAAACACTTGGTTTATTAAAGGAGAAGTGTGATGATCCATTCAcatgcttttctgttttgtttctaactAGATACTTATGGCAATAAAgcgaagaaacagaaaacaaatatacttTTCCAGAAACTGTGGCAAGATTGTGGTAAGAATGTTTTGGATTGATTcatatttaaatagattttgtgggacattttttctttataaaatttttcaaattttaactgatgttatttttcaaattatatttaataatggaAAAACTTTATCACAGCAGTTAATTTTCCTGAAAGACCTAGACCTGATTCCCTAGGACCAACTGGCGAAGGAAGATTCattaaaaaaggtattttattccCTATAGGATATTCCTTGTgatcagaaagacaaatgctttGCACAGTATATTGGAATTTCATTCTTAGGAATAAAACAacttatttgatattttctactcctatatattttttcatgctttGAATATTGAATAAATTCATCTTGGCTTCCAGAGGTCATACTGGAGACTGGTTTTGTGGAGTTGTTGAGAAATTACATTTTGTTCATATGGTGATAATTTTACTATAGTATGCCATGCCAGAAACTGTTTAGATCTGGCCAGTAGCCCGTCTATGCATGGAGTTTTGTTGGAACATAACCATGCTCATCTGATTGCGTATTGTTTGTGGCTGCTTTTTCCCACcacagtggcagagttgagtagttccAACAGAGGCTGCAAAGCCTGAAATGTTtatatctggccctttatagaaaaagttgcCAACTTCTGATTTAGATCATTCAACCAGGGTTAATTAGAAGTCTTTTTCATGTTACATTCTGAAATCAGTGCTTTTTACTGGGTTAGTATGTATagcaatgtaaataaataatgtgtaAATAAATAGAATCCCTAATTTTTTCGACTGGGAATGTGTAGTACATTAGTGTTATATCTTAATATAGCTTAGAAAGTTAGGCAGTGGTCTTTCAATTATCCCTAATGAGTTCCTCCACTgctctattttttcttaaaagtggagaaatgaaatgattttggGCTAGAGTTCCACTAACTGAAATtctgatatttgtctttcatttttcaaaaataccttCATAGGACCTCGGAAGacagattttcaaatttaactGCAGTGAAATTATGCCAAAATAACAGCAAAATTATTTATAGGTATTTGTAAAACAGTGTCACAGAATTCAGTTTTGGACTCATGTAATAATTTTAGTgctatttaactttatttgaaatgctACTCAGTGtccttaaattttctttattagcATGTTTGTGCAATTTTTAGAAATAGtactttttctaattttgttcatttcagttttgtaaaaatatatttcccctcccccacagaatcCAACTTGTTTTCTCATGGCGCAGCTTTGGCAGAAATGCCCAGGCCTTCAGGAGTTTCAAGTCAAGGAGAACCCTACTATTCCCCAAATGTACCCATGTCCGGTGCATTGCCACATCATCCTTCAGCCATACCCGCAATGGTACCTCAGTCTTCTTCAAGCTGGTCTTCCGTGGCCCACCCCACCTCATGCTCAGTCAATACAAATCCACTGAGTAGTTTTTCAACAGGGACACTTTCCTCTAATTCACAGGGTATCCCACCATTCCTGGAAATGCCTCTTGTGAGTGAGTTGAATAATGCTTCCAATCCTTGCCTTTATAACAGTACTAACAATATAGGCAGAATGGAAGCATCACCCATGTCAGCTGACTTATATAGTATTTCTGATGCCAACATGCTACCCAACTGCCATATGAATATGATGACGCCCAGTAATGACAGCATTAGGGAAACCGATAATACGAGACTTGTGAGCATGAACATCGAAAGCCCCTCGTGTAACTCAGTGTTAGACCCAAGAGACTTGAGACAGCTCCATCAGATACCCTCTTCCAGCCTATCAGCAGGTGCCAGTTCCAGTGCTGCTGCGTTTGTTTCACAATCAGATGCATTTGAGGGATCTAACTTCAACTGTACAAATAACAGCATGATAAATGAGTCAGGGTCTTCTAACGGTGCTAATGCAAACAGTCATGGTTTTGTTCAAAGTCAGTATTCAGGTATTGGCACTATGCAGAATGAGCAGTTGAGCGGCTCATTTGAGTTAGACTTTTTTCCCAGTTAACTTGTAAGATTTAAATAGTGATTCAAGATTTAAATCTTTTTACGTGTTTGCAATGATTTTAATGTTATCTGCATAGGtgcagtattttatatttctctgattgAGACTATAACAGGAAGATTTGGGGGTTTAGTGGTGTAGTGGTTTTATGAAACTCACCCAGTTTGGGTGTATAGGAGAGTTCTTTGACAGTCAGTCCTGGCTCTGGAGCTCCTAAAATTTTTCAGGATGTAAATAAAAGATGAATGTTCAGTGCTGAAGTTACCACTGAAGGAGAGGGATGAACTCATTTTCCAACTTCATGAAGAGCTGGGGAAAGTTCATCATTTACAGACGATTGTTACTTCAAGAACAGATAAACCCACACAAACTGAACTTCCAGACTACCTGCGGTGTGGAATCCTACGCGCACTGCACACTTACTTAAACTAGTGCGCACTTCAGCCTACACGCAGTCATTATTGAGCATTGGAAGTGTATAAATGAATCTGTGCCATgctaaatattgaataaaatcagtttttctgtattaaaaaaaaaaactttgagtaTGTAGAATACAAAGTTGGAAACTGCCAGAAAGGGTGCTTTCCAGAACAGGAATTTAACAGggtttttagtgttttcttcttttgaaacatGTGACCTGACACTGTGTGATAGGAATTCTGTCTTTAGGGTTTCACCATGTTCCCTCAGAACAAAGTGAAGAGAACATTAGCTCCAGCTTTTCCAAATatgcttttttatatttcttttgtgacGTATTAATGTATTCCTAGTTAAATGAATTGATATTTGCTTTTGAGCAAATTTAAGGTAAAACTTGTAATGGCTATGTCATTGGAAAAATTCCTTGTTATTTTTGAGGACCATGAGCTAAGGTGACCCCTAAGGGGTTTTTCCGAGGCATTTTGGAATTTCTTAGATTTATATGtaaatcaaaatttttttaaaatgctaagtttTATCCAGGCCCTTT is a genomic window of Phyllostomus discolor isolate MPI-MPIP mPhyDis1 chromosome 6, mPhyDis1.pri.v3, whole genome shotgun sequence containing:
- the REL gene encoding proto-oncogene c-Rel isoform X2, producing the protein MASGGYNPYIEIIEQPRQRGMRFRYKCEGRSAGSIPGEHSTDNNRTYPSIQIMNYCGKGKVRITLVTKNEPFKPHPHDLVGKDCRDGYYEAEFGQERRPLFFQNLGIRCVKKKEVKEAIVSRISAGINPFNIPEPQLLDTEDCDLNVVRLCFQVFLYDEHGNLTTTLPPAVSNPIYDNRAPNTAELRICRVNKNCGSVRGGDEIFLLCDKVQKDDIEVRFVLNDWEAKGIFSQADVHRQVAIVFKTPPYCKAITEPVTVKMQLRRPSDQEVSESMDFRYLPDEKDTYGNKAKKQKTNILFQKLWQDCVNFPERPRPDSLGPTGEGRFIKKESNLFSHGAALAEMPRPSGVSSQGEPYYSPNVPMSGALPHHPSAIPAMVPQSSSSWSSVAHPTSCSVNTNPLSSFSTGTLSSNSQGIPPFLEMPLVSELNNASNPCLYNSTNNIGRMEASPMSADLYSISDANMLPNCHMNMMTPSNDSIRETDNTRLVSMNIESPSCNSVLDPRDLRQLHQIPSSSLSAGASSSAAAFVSQSDAFEGSNFNCTNNSMINESGSSNGANANSHGFVQSQYSGIGTMQNEQLSGSFELDFFPS
- the REL gene encoding proto-oncogene c-Rel isoform X1 — translated: MASGGYNPYIEIIEQPRQRGMRFRYKCEGRSAGSIPGEHSTDNNRTYPSIQIMNYCGKGKVRITLVTKNEPFKPHPHDLVGKDCRDGYYEAEFGQERRPLFFQNLGIRCVKKKEVKEAIVSRISAGINPFNIPEPQLLDTEDCDLNVVRLCFQVFLYDEHGNLTTTLPPAVSNPIYDNRAPNTAELRICRVNKNCGSVRGGDEIFLLCDKVQKDDIEVRFVLNDWEAKGIFSQADVHRQVAIVFKTPPYCKAITEPVTVKMQLRRPSDQEVSESMDFRYLPDEKDTYGNKAKKQKTNILFQKLWQDCAVNFPERPRPDSLGPTGEGRFIKKESNLFSHGAALAEMPRPSGVSSQGEPYYSPNVPMSGALPHHPSAIPAMVPQSSSSWSSVAHPTSCSVNTNPLSSFSTGTLSSNSQGIPPFLEMPLVSELNNASNPCLYNSTNNIGRMEASPMSADLYSISDANMLPNCHMNMMTPSNDSIRETDNTRLVSMNIESPSCNSVLDPRDLRQLHQIPSSSLSAGASSSAAAFVSQSDAFEGSNFNCTNNSMINESGSSNGANANSHGFVQSQYSGIGTMQNEQLSGSFELDFFPS